One bacterium genomic region harbors:
- a CDS encoding glycyl-radical enzyme activating protein: MRGMVLDLKRLCVHDGPGLRTTVFLKGCPLQCRWCHNPESVSPTPEIGFARRKCVGCGKCAEVCPTGAHILRDGEHTFNREVCTVCGQCVAACLLGALEMFGQEMSADDVAAAVLEDRTFYATSGGGCTMSGGEPLWQAAFCAEVFRLLRAEGIHCAVDTSGAVDWEAFATVVPVTDLFLLDVKHTDDRHHQQHTGSPVAGILDNLRKLAGCGVPIEVRIPTIPGFNADEASFTGIAELLSGLPNLVGVRLLPYHLARSKYETVGHPDTMPDVPLPDAPTIARLADILRQHGLTVLA, encoded by the coding sequence ATGCGGGGGATGGTGCTGGACCTCAAGCGCCTGTGCGTCCACGACGGGCCGGGCCTGCGGACGACTGTTTTCCTGAAGGGTTGCCCCCTGCAGTGCCGCTGGTGCCACAACCCCGAGAGCGTCTCCCCCACGCCCGAGATCGGCTTCGCCCGCCGCAAGTGCGTCGGCTGCGGCAAGTGCGCCGAGGTCTGCCCGACCGGGGCGCACATCCTTCGCGACGGCGAGCACACCTTCAACCGCGAGGTGTGCACGGTCTGCGGTCAGTGCGTGGCCGCCTGCCTGCTCGGTGCGCTGGAGATGTTTGGCCAGGAGATGTCAGCCGATGACGTGGCGGCGGCGGTGCTGGAGGACCGCACCTTCTACGCCACCTCCGGCGGAGGCTGCACGATGTCGGGCGGAGAGCCGTTGTGGCAGGCGGCGTTCTGCGCGGAGGTCTTCAGGCTTCTGCGCGCCGAGGGCATCCACTGCGCCGTGGACACCTCCGGCGCGGTGGACTGGGAGGCCTTTGCCACGGTCGTGCCCGTGACCGACCTGTTCCTGCTCGATGTCAAGCACACCGACGACCGCCACCACCAGCAGCACACCGGCAGCCCCGTGGCCGGGATCCTCGACAACCTGCGGAAGCTGGCCGGGTGCGGCGTGCCGATTGAGGTCCGCATTCCGACGATCCCTGGCTTCAACGCCGACGAGGCGAGCTTCACCGGCATCGCGGAACTGCTCAGCGGCCTGCCGAACCTCGTGGGGGTACGCCTGTTGCCCTACCACCTGGCCCGGTCGAAGTACGAGACGGTGGGCCACCCGGACACCATGCCTGATGTCCCCCTGCCCGACGCCCCCACCATCGCCCGCCTGGCAGACATCTTGCGGCAGCACGGCCTGACGGTCCTGGCGTAG
- a CDS encoding ornithine cyclodeaminase family protein, which yields MSRETIILSDQDVTALLPHEEVVGMVDTVFQEWGRGNVVMPPKVNLDMSRSGHPSWANAMPAYMATDNVGGLKWVGGYGDNPARGLPYIMGIVVLTDPETGHALALMDGNHISDWRTGASAAIAAKYLAREGTARIAMVGAGTQGRTAAVCLQTVFPQASLVVADLSADRREAFCRDLQEQYGVPVSAAPTVRAAVEGADVVVLLTTAQQPFVKAEWIAKGCLTLGMGSYQQAEDDLILGADKIIVDCWGQAEHRGELKPLVEAGRLSEADVAAELGCVAAGVKPGRTSPQERILAVLVGLGAHDVYIAGQVYRRAVAAGRGHRVCLRHD from the coding sequence GTGAGTAGAGAGACGATCATTCTGTCGGATCAGGACGTGACCGCGCTATTGCCGCACGAGGAAGTCGTCGGCATGGTGGACACCGTCTTCCAGGAATGGGGGCGCGGCAATGTCGTCATGCCGCCGAAGGTCAACCTGGACATGTCGCGCAGCGGCCATCCGTCGTGGGCTAACGCCATGCCCGCCTACATGGCCACCGACAACGTCGGCGGGCTGAAGTGGGTCGGCGGCTATGGCGACAACCCGGCCCGGGGCCTGCCGTACATCATGGGGATCGTCGTGCTGACCGACCCCGAGACCGGGCACGCGCTGGCGCTCATGGACGGGAACCACATCTCCGACTGGCGCACCGGAGCCTCGGCGGCCATCGCCGCCAAGTACCTGGCCCGCGAGGGAACGGCAAGGATCGCGATGGTCGGCGCCGGCACCCAGGGCCGGACGGCCGCCGTCTGCCTGCAAACCGTGTTCCCGCAGGCCAGCCTGGTGGTGGCCGACCTCTCGGCAGACCGGCGCGAGGCCTTCTGCCGCGATCTGCAGGAGCAGTACGGTGTGCCGGTCAGCGCGGCCCCGACGGTGCGGGCGGCGGTCGAGGGGGCCGACGTCGTGGTCCTGCTCACCACGGCCCAGCAGCCCTTCGTCAAGGCGGAGTGGATCGCCAAGGGGTGTCTCACGCTGGGCATGGGCTCCTACCAGCAGGCCGAGGACGACCTCATCCTGGGGGCGGACAAGATCATCGTGGACTGTTGGGGGCAGGCGGAGCACCGCGGGGAGCTCAAGCCCCTGGTCGAGGCCGGACGGCTCTCGGAGGCCGATGTCGCGGCCGAGCTGGGCTGCGTCGCCGCCGGGGTGAAGCCCGGACGCACGAGCCCGCAGGAGCGCATCCTGGCGGTCCTCGTCGGCCTGGGCGCGCATGATGTGTACATCGCCGGGCAGGTTTACCGCCGGGCTGTGGCCGCGGGGCGCGGGCATCGCGTCTGCCTGCGGCACGACTAG